Proteins from one Mycolicibacter virginiensis genomic window:
- the crp gene encoding cAMP-activated global transcriptional regulator CRP produces the protein MDEILARAGIFQGVEPSAVAALTKQLQPVDFPRGHTVFAEGEPGDRLYIIVSGKVKIGRRSPDGRENLLTIMGPSDMFGELSIFDPGPRTSSATTITEVRAVSMDRDALRSWISDRPEIAEQLLRVLARRLRRTNNNLADLIFTDVPGRVAKQLLQLAQRFGTQEGGALRVTHDLTQEEIAQLVGASRETVNKALADFAHRGWIRLEGKSVLISDSERLARRAR, from the coding sequence GTGGACGAGATCCTGGCGAGGGCCGGAATCTTCCAGGGAGTTGAGCCCAGCGCCGTAGCAGCGCTGACCAAGCAGCTTCAGCCCGTGGACTTTCCGCGCGGACACACCGTGTTCGCCGAAGGAGAGCCCGGCGACCGGCTGTACATCATCGTCTCCGGGAAAGTGAAGATCGGCCGGCGTTCTCCTGATGGCCGGGAGAACCTCCTGACCATCATGGGTCCCTCGGACATGTTCGGTGAGCTCTCGATCTTCGACCCTGGTCCCCGGACCTCGAGCGCGACCACCATCACCGAGGTGCGCGCGGTCTCGATGGACCGTGACGCCCTGCGGTCGTGGATCTCCGATCGGCCCGAGATCGCCGAGCAGCTGCTGCGCGTGCTGGCCCGCCGGCTGCGCCGCACCAACAACAACCTGGCCGATCTGATCTTCACCGACGTGCCCGGCCGGGTCGCCAAGCAGCTGCTGCAGCTGGCGCAACGGTTCGGCACCCAGGAAGGCGGGGCCCTGCGGGTCACCCACGACCTGACTCAGGAAGAGATCGCCCAGCTGGTCGGGGCCTCGCGGGAGACGGTGAACAAGGCGCTGGCCGACTTCGCCCACCGTGGCTGGATCCGGCTCGAGGGCAAGAGCGTGCTGATCTCTGACTCCGAGCGGCTGGCCCGCCGGGCGCGCTAG
- the marP gene encoding acid resistance serine protease MarP — MTSSQWLDIAVLAIAFVAAVSGWRSGALGSLLSFVGVALGAMAGVLLAPHLIESVSGARLKLFAALFLILAMVVIGEVAGVVLGRAVRGAIRNPGVRGVDSIIGVVLQLGVVLIAAWLLATPLTASDQPNLAAAVNDSRVLRQVDDVAPQWLKNVPRRLSAVLDDSGLPAVLEPFSHAPIAAVDAPDPELAASPVVEATAPSVLRIRGVAPNCQKVLEGTGFVISPTRVMTNAHVVAGSDSVTVESGTKSYEATVISFDPKEDISILAVPDLPLPPLAFASSPAQADTDALVLGYPGGGVFEATPARIRDVINLEGPDIYRNTTVTRRVYTIRGTVQQGNSGGPMIDMDGRVIGVVFGAAVDDADTGFVMTAEEVAGQLARIGDTQPVSTQTCVGGE, encoded by the coding sequence ATGACGTCGTCGCAGTGGCTGGACATCGCCGTGCTGGCGATCGCCTTCGTTGCCGCAGTATCCGGCTGGCGTTCCGGCGCCCTGGGCTCCCTGCTCTCTTTTGTCGGTGTTGCGTTGGGGGCGATGGCCGGCGTGCTGTTGGCCCCGCACCTGATCGAGAGCGTCTCCGGTGCGCGGCTGAAACTGTTCGCCGCGTTGTTTCTGATCCTGGCCATGGTTGTCATCGGCGAGGTTGCCGGAGTGGTGCTGGGCCGGGCGGTGCGCGGTGCGATCCGCAACCCCGGTGTCCGCGGAGTCGACTCCATCATCGGGGTAGTGCTGCAGCTCGGGGTGGTCCTGATCGCGGCCTGGCTGCTGGCCACCCCGTTGACCGCATCCGATCAGCCGAACCTGGCCGCCGCCGTCAACGATTCGCGAGTGTTGCGCCAGGTCGACGATGTCGCGCCGCAGTGGCTCAAGAACGTGCCTCGGCGGCTCTCGGCGGTGCTCGACGATTCCGGGCTGCCCGCCGTGCTGGAGCCCTTCAGTCACGCCCCGATCGCCGCGGTGGATGCGCCGGACCCGGAACTGGCCGCCAGCCCGGTGGTGGAAGCCACGGCGCCGAGCGTGCTGCGGATCCGTGGTGTGGCGCCCAACTGCCAGAAAGTGTTGGAGGGCACCGGATTCGTCATCTCGCCCACCCGGGTGATGACGAACGCGCACGTGGTAGCCGGCTCGGACAGCGTCACCGTGGAGAGCGGAACCAAATCGTATGAGGCCACGGTGATCTCCTTCGATCCCAAGGAAGACATCTCGATCCTGGCGGTGCCCGATCTGCCGTTGCCGCCGTTGGCGTTCGCCTCCTCGCCCGCCCAGGCCGACACCGATGCGCTGGTGTTGGGCTACCCCGGCGGCGGGGTCTTCGAGGCCACCCCGGCCCGGATCCGCGACGTCATCAACCTTGAGGGTCCCGACATCTACCGCAACACCACTGTCACCCGCCGGGTTTACACCATCAGGGGCACTGTGCAGCAAGGTAATTCCGGCGGGCCCATGATCGACATGGACGGCCGGGTGATCGGCGTGGTGTTCGGTGCGGCCGTCGACGACGCTGACACCGGGTTCGTGATGACCGCCGAGGAGGTTGCGGGTCAGCTCGCCCGCATCGGCGACACCCAGCCGGTCTCGACGCAGACCTGCGTCGGGGGAGAGTGA
- a CDS encoding alpha/beta fold hydrolase → MPPPDPSITRIDGPWRHWDIHANGIRFHVVEATTVGKDTTTSADAPPTSRPLVMLLHGFGSFWWTWRHQLRGLSDARVVAVDLRGYGGSDKPPRGYDGWTLAGDTAGLIRALGHSSATLVGHADGGLVCWATALLHPRLVRDIAVVSSPHPAALRNSALTHAEQGRALLPWLLRYQVPFWPERSLTRRDGAELERLVRSRAGANWQTSADFAETIGHLRTAVQIPSAAHCALEYQRWAVRSQFRAEGQRFMKALDLRTLNIPLLHLRGEDDPYVLADPVNKTRQYAPHGQYVSVPGAGHFAHEEAPEVVNGHLMQFLSGGA, encoded by the coding sequence GTGCCGCCACCGGATCCGTCGATCACCCGTATCGACGGGCCGTGGCGACACTGGGACATCCACGCCAACGGCATTCGCTTCCATGTCGTCGAGGCGACAACGGTCGGCAAAGACACGACCACCTCCGCCGACGCTCCGCCGACGTCGCGGCCGCTGGTCATGCTGCTGCACGGGTTCGGCTCGTTCTGGTGGACCTGGCGTCATCAGCTGCGCGGGCTGAGCGATGCCCGGGTCGTCGCCGTCGATCTGCGCGGCTACGGCGGTAGTGACAAGCCTCCCCGCGGCTACGACGGCTGGACGCTGGCGGGTGACACCGCCGGACTGATCCGGGCCCTGGGGCACTCTTCGGCGACCCTGGTCGGCCACGCCGACGGTGGCCTGGTGTGCTGGGCGACCGCGCTGCTGCACCCCCGATTGGTGCGCGATATCGCCGTAGTCAGCTCGCCGCATCCGGCGGCGCTGCGCAACTCGGCGCTGACCCACGCCGAACAAGGCCGGGCGCTGTTGCCATGGTTGCTGCGGTACCAGGTGCCGTTCTGGCCGGAGCGCTCCCTGACCCGCCGCGATGGAGCCGAGCTTGAGCGCTTGGTGCGCAGTAGAGCTGGGGCGAACTGGCAGACCAGTGCGGACTTCGCCGAGACCATCGGGCACCTGCGAACCGCGGTACAGATCCCCTCGGCGGCGCATTGCGCGCTGGAGTACCAGCGCTGGGCGGTGCGTAGTCAGTTCCGCGCTGAGGGCCAACGGTTCATGAAGGCGCTGGACCTGCGCACGCTGAACATTCCGCTGCTGCACCTACGCGGCGAGGACGACCCCTACGTGCTGGCTGACCCGGTCAACAAGACGCGGCAGTACGCGCCGCACGGGCAATACGTGTCGGTTCCCGGCGCGGGACATTTCGCTCACGAAGAGGCGCCCGAGGTGGTCAACGGCCACCTGATGCAATTCCTAAGCGGCGGAGCGTAA
- a CDS encoding ArsA family ATPase: MVTATSSSEPLLGWPSRLTKARLHFVTGKGGTGKSTVAAALALSLAAGGRRVLLVEVEERQGIAQLFDVPPLPITPLKVATAEDGGQVDALAMDIEAAFLEYLDLFYNLGIAGRAMRRVGAVEFATTIAPGLRDVILTGKIKYHVIQTDKNNKPIYDAIVVDAPPTGRISRFLDVTKAVSQLAKGGPVHSQADGVVKLLHSDQTAIHLVTLLEALPMQETLEAIDELRALDLPIGSVIVNRDIPAHLDPADLAKAAEGVVDADALRAGLSAAGITLSDDDFAGLLTETIQHATRISARTETAEQLQQLDVPRLHLPTITDGVDLGSLYELSEILGQQGVR; the protein is encoded by the coding sequence GTGGTGACAGCCACATCCAGCAGCGAGCCGCTTCTCGGCTGGCCTTCGCGATTGACGAAGGCCCGGCTGCATTTCGTGACCGGCAAGGGCGGTACCGGCAAGTCGACGGTTGCGGCCGCACTGGCGTTGTCGCTGGCAGCCGGCGGGCGGCGGGTGCTGCTGGTGGAAGTCGAAGAGCGCCAAGGCATTGCGCAACTCTTTGACGTGCCGCCGCTACCCATCACCCCACTCAAGGTCGCAACCGCCGAGGACGGTGGGCAGGTCGACGCGCTAGCGATGGATATCGAAGCCGCGTTCCTGGAATACCTGGACCTGTTCTACAACCTGGGGATCGCCGGGCGGGCGATGCGACGCGTCGGTGCGGTCGAGTTCGCGACCACCATCGCGCCCGGCCTGCGCGACGTCATCCTCACCGGCAAGATCAAGTACCACGTGATCCAGACCGATAAGAACAACAAGCCGATCTACGACGCGATCGTGGTGGACGCGCCGCCGACCGGCCGGATCTCCCGGTTCCTCGACGTCACCAAGGCGGTGTCGCAGCTGGCCAAGGGCGGCCCGGTGCATTCGCAGGCTGACGGCGTGGTGAAGTTGCTGCACTCCGACCAGACCGCCATCCATCTGGTGACGCTGCTGGAGGCCCTGCCGATGCAGGAGACCCTGGAGGCCATAGATGAGTTGCGGGCGCTGGACCTGCCGATCGGCAGCGTGATCGTCAACCGCGACATCCCCGCACACCTGGACCCCGCGGACTTGGCCAAGGCCGCCGAAGGCGTCGTCGACGCCGACGCGCTCCGGGCCGGACTGTCCGCGGCAGGGATCACGCTGAGCGACGACGACTTCGCCGGCCTGCTGACCGAGACCATCCAGCACGCCACCCGCATCAGCGCCCGGACGGAAACGGCCGAGCAGCTGCAGCAGTTGGACGTGCCGCGCCTGCATCTGCCGACGATCACCGACGGGGTCGACCTCGGCAGCCTCTATGAACTTTCCGAGATCCTCGGCCAACAGGGGGTTCGATGA
- a CDS encoding RidA family protein, which produces MSWRARLTELGIALPGVVAPLAAYVPAVRTGNLVYTSGQLPMQAGELPRTGKVGAEVSPEEGHALARICALNALAAVDALVGLDAVARVVKVVGFVASAPNFNGQPAVVNGASELLGEVFGDAGKHARSAVGVSELPLNAPVEVELIVELKAAAE; this is translated from the coding sequence ATGAGCTGGCGGGCCCGGCTGACCGAACTCGGGATCGCGCTGCCCGGCGTCGTGGCGCCGCTGGCGGCCTACGTGCCGGCGGTGCGCACCGGCAACCTCGTCTACACCTCCGGGCAGTTGCCGATGCAGGCCGGCGAATTGCCGCGCACCGGCAAGGTGGGCGCGGAGGTCAGCCCGGAGGAGGGCCACGCGCTGGCCCGGATCTGCGCTCTGAACGCGCTGGCCGCCGTGGATGCCCTGGTCGGGCTCGATGCCGTGGCTCGGGTGGTCAAGGTGGTCGGATTCGTCGCGTCGGCGCCGAACTTCAACGGGCAGCCCGCCGTGGTCAACGGCGCCTCCGAGCTGTTGGGTGAGGTGTTCGGCGATGCCGGCAAGCACGCCCGCTCCGCGGTCGGGGTCTCCGAGCTGCCGCTGAACGCGCCGGTGGAGGTCGAACTGATCGTCGAGCTGAAGGCCGCGGCGGAGTAG
- a CDS encoding WhiB family transcriptional regulator, with protein sequence MPTASASQAPRAVLRGVQDEGRIAWVSKAVCRGADPDELFVRGAAQRKAAVICRHCPVVLECLADALDNRVEFGVWGGMTERQRRALLKQHPEVTSWREYFAAQRKQRDAG encoded by the coding sequence ATGCCAACGGCTTCAGCATCCCAAGCCCCCCGAGCCGTCTTGCGCGGCGTGCAGGACGAGGGCCGAATCGCCTGGGTTTCCAAAGCCGTCTGCCGCGGTGCGGATCCCGATGAACTCTTCGTACGCGGTGCGGCACAACGCAAAGCCGCGGTGATCTGTCGGCACTGCCCGGTCGTCCTCGAGTGTCTGGCCGACGCCCTCGACAACCGGGTCGAGTTCGGCGTGTGGGGGGGCATGACCGAGCGGCAACGCCGGGCACTGCTCAAGCAGCACCCCGAGGTGACGTCTTGGCGCGAGTACTTCGCCGCTCAGCGCAAGCAGCGTGACGCCGGCTGA
- a CDS encoding NUDIX hydrolase: protein MWGDQDPARKGGAVSAGESQSWAPSRAPSWLRPLVDNVEKVPTAYLHRLPADVRAMITAANAKASVTGRRRDAAVLVLFSGPPDGPPEAISESADLLVTVRASTLRHHAGQAAFPGGAVDAGDDGPIATALREANEETGIDPVRVHPLVTLDKIFIAPSGFHVVPVLAYSEDPGPVTAVDPGETAIVARVPVRAFINPENRLMVYRDARSRRWAMPAFRLNQMLVWGFTAQVISAMLDVAGWAQPWDTSAVLGLDEAMALVGEEPGGTGMTGI, encoded by the coding sequence ATGTGGGGTGATCAGGATCCGGCACGCAAGGGAGGCGCGGTGAGCGCTGGCGAGTCCCAGTCCTGGGCCCCGTCGCGCGCCCCGTCTTGGCTGCGCCCGCTGGTCGACAACGTCGAGAAGGTGCCGACGGCCTACCTGCACCGACTGCCCGCCGATGTTCGGGCGATGATCACGGCGGCCAATGCCAAGGCCAGCGTCACCGGACGCCGGCGCGACGCGGCCGTACTGGTGCTGTTCTCCGGCCCGCCCGACGGCCCGCCGGAGGCGATATCGGAATCGGCTGACCTGCTGGTCACGGTGCGGGCTTCGACGCTGCGCCATCACGCCGGGCAGGCCGCATTTCCGGGCGGAGCGGTCGACGCGGGCGACGACGGTCCGATTGCCACCGCGTTGCGCGAGGCCAACGAGGAGACCGGGATCGACCCGGTCCGGGTGCACCCGTTGGTCACGTTGGACAAGATCTTCATCGCCCCCTCGGGGTTCCACGTGGTGCCGGTGTTGGCCTACTCCGAGGATCCCGGACCGGTGACCGCCGTGGACCCGGGCGAGACCGCGATCGTGGCCCGCGTTCCAGTCCGGGCATTCATCAACCCCGAGAACCGGTTGATGGTTTACCGTGATGCGCGCAGTCGGCGTTGGGCCATGCCGGCGTTCCGGCTCAACCAGATGCTGGTCTGGGGATTCACCGCCCAGGTGATCTCGGCGATGCTGGATGTGGCCGGCTGGGCACAGCCCTGGGACACCAGCGCGGTACTCGGGCTGGACGAGGCCATGGCGTTGGTTGGAGAAGAACCTGGTGGAACGGGGATGACTGGGATATGA
- the nth gene encoding endonuclease III, whose amino-acid sequence MNRTLAQAFPDAHCELDFTNPLELAVATVLSAQCTDVRVNLTTPALFARYPTALDYAQADRTELEELIRPTGFYRNKAASLINLGQALVERFDGELPDTMDELVRLPGVGRKTANVILGNAFGVPGITVDTHFGRLVRRWAWTSEEDPVKVEHAVGELIERKEWTLLSHRVIFHGRRVCHSRKPACGVCVLAKDCPSFGIGPTSPMEAAALVKGPETEHLLALAGLAAVASPTESGAAGRRNRV is encoded by the coding sequence ATGAATCGGACTCTGGCGCAGGCCTTTCCCGACGCCCACTGCGAGTTGGACTTCACCAATCCCTTGGAGTTGGCTGTCGCCACCGTGCTGTCGGCGCAGTGCACCGACGTGCGAGTGAACCTGACGACGCCGGCGTTGTTCGCCCGATACCCCACCGCGCTGGACTACGCCCAGGCCGACCGCACCGAGCTGGAGGAGCTGATTCGGCCCACCGGCTTCTATCGCAACAAAGCGGCCTCTCTGATCAACCTCGGCCAGGCCTTGGTGGAACGTTTCGACGGCGAACTGCCCGACACCATGGACGAGCTGGTGCGCCTGCCCGGGGTGGGGCGCAAAACCGCCAACGTGATCCTGGGCAACGCGTTCGGGGTCCCGGGCATCACCGTGGACACCCATTTTGGCCGCTTGGTGCGACGCTGGGCCTGGACCAGCGAGGAAGACCCGGTCAAGGTCGAGCACGCGGTCGGTGAGCTCATCGAACGCAAGGAATGGACCTTGCTCAGCCACCGGGTGATTTTTCACGGCCGACGGGTCTGCCACTCCCGCAAGCCGGCCTGCGGGGTGTGCGTGCTGGCCAAGGACTGCCCCTCGTTCGGAATCGGGCCCACCTCTCCGATGGAAGCTGCCGCGCTGGTCAAAGGCCCCGAGACCGAGCATCTGCTGGCCCTGGCCGGGCTAGCGGCGGTCGCCAGCCCGACGGAGTCGGGCGCAGCGGGCCGCCGCAATCGGGTGTAG
- a CDS encoding TlpA family protein disulfide reductase — translation MSRSTRWTIAILAVVAALLAGLVSELRREPAVLRPGGTTSVVGSGPDLAELRQRADLPPCQAGPGDSGPSILRGVTVECAADGSPVDVAAMFAGRKIVLNLWAYWCGPCRAELRAFAEYQRRVGPTVTVVTVHQDDNQAAGLALLAELGVRLPTLQDGRRQLAAALRVPNVMPATVVLAADGSVARILPQPFANAEEIAAAVENSGR, via the coding sequence ATGAGCAGGTCGACGCGATGGACGATCGCGATACTGGCGGTGGTGGCCGCTTTGCTTGCCGGATTGGTGAGCGAACTTCGTCGCGAACCGGCCGTGCTGCGACCGGGCGGCACGACGAGCGTGGTCGGCTCCGGGCCAGACCTGGCCGAACTGCGTCAACGCGCCGACCTGCCACCCTGCCAAGCGGGACCGGGCGACAGCGGGCCGAGCATCCTGCGCGGCGTCACCGTCGAGTGCGCGGCCGATGGTTCGCCCGTCGACGTGGCGGCGATGTTCGCCGGTCGGAAGATAGTGCTCAACCTGTGGGCGTACTGGTGTGGACCGTGCCGCGCCGAGCTGCGGGCATTCGCCGAATACCAGCGCCGGGTCGGGCCGACCGTGACGGTGGTGACGGTGCATCAAGACGACAACCAAGCCGCCGGGTTGGCCCTGCTGGCCGAGCTGGGCGTGCGGCTGCCCACCCTGCAAGACGGCCGCCGGCAGCTGGCGGCGGCGTTACGGGTTCCCAATGTGATGCCCGCGACGGTGGTGCTGGCCGCGGACGGTAGCGTTGCCCGCATCCTGCCGCAGCCCTTCGCCAATGCCGAAGAGATCGCCGCCGCCGTCGAGAACAGTGGCCGCTGA
- a CDS encoding MBL fold metallo-hydrolase yields MSASHPAYGRLRPVTETASVLLADNPGLMTLDGTNTWVLRGRGSDEVVIVDPGPDDDEHIGRLADVGRIALVLISHRHFDHTEGIDKLVDAVGAPVYSAGSGFQRRLGGGLTDGQVIDAAGLRITVFATPGHTADSLSFVLDDAVLTADTVLGRGTTVIDSEDGDLTRYLDSLRRLRGLGGRTVLPGHGPELPNIEAVASGYLEHREQRLDQVRSALVALGEDATARQVVEYVYTDVDEELWGAAEWSVQAQLNYLRS; encoded by the coding sequence GTGTCGGCCAGTCATCCCGCGTACGGTCGGCTGCGGCCGGTCACCGAGACCGCGTCGGTGCTGCTGGCCGACAACCCCGGGCTGATGACCCTGGATGGCACCAATACCTGGGTGTTGCGTGGCCGGGGCAGCGACGAGGTGGTGATCGTTGACCCGGGGCCTGACGATGACGAGCACATCGGCCGGCTGGCTGACGTCGGCCGGATCGCCCTGGTGTTGATCAGTCACCGGCACTTCGATCACACCGAGGGCATCGACAAGCTGGTGGACGCCGTCGGGGCACCGGTGTACTCCGCGGGGAGCGGATTTCAGCGCCGGCTCGGCGGCGGGTTGACCGATGGTCAGGTGATTGACGCGGCTGGCCTGCGGATCACCGTGTTTGCCACCCCGGGCCACACCGCGGACTCGCTGTCGTTCGTGCTGGACGACGCCGTCCTGACCGCCGACACCGTGCTGGGGCGCGGCACGACGGTCATCGACTCCGAGGACGGCGACCTGACGCGCTACCTGGACTCGCTGCGGCGCCTGCGCGGCCTGGGTGGACGCACGGTGCTGCCCGGGCACGGACCGGAGCTGCCCAACATCGAGGCGGTGGCCAGCGGCTACCTCGAGCACCGCGAACAGCGGCTCGACCAGGTGCGCTCCGCGCTGGTCGCGCTGGGCGAGGACGCCACCGCCCGACAGGTCGTCGAATACGTCTACACCGACGTCGACGAAGAGCTGTGGGGTGCCGCCGAATGGTCGGTGCAGGCCCAGCTGAACTACTTGCGGAGCTGA
- a CDS encoding DUF4177 domain-containing protein, whose translation MSQRTVWEYATVPLITHATKQILDQWGEDGWELVSVLPGPSGEQLIAFLKRPR comes from the coding sequence ATGAGTCAACGCACGGTCTGGGAGTACGCCACCGTCCCCTTGATCACGCACGCCACCAAGCAGATCCTCGACCAATGGGGAGAAGACGGCTGGGAGTTGGTGTCGGTGCTGCCGGGGCCTTCCGGTGAGCAGCTCATCGCCTTCCTGAAGCGTCCGCGATGA
- a CDS encoding ArsA family ATPase, with the protein MTPDTTGKPLALDLATILSDTANRVVVCCGAGGVGKTTTAASMALRAAEYGRTVVVLTIDPARRLAQALGIEDLGNNPQRVQLPAEVPGQLYAMMLDMRRTFDEMVTQYSGPERAEAILGNQFYQTVATSLSGTQEYMAMEKLGQLLSEDRWDLVVVDTPPSRNALDFLDAPKRLGSFMDSRLWKLLLGPGRGIGKLVAGAVGLAMKALSTVLGSQMLSDAANFVQSLDATFGGFREKADRTYDLLKRRGTQFVVVSAAEPDALREASFFVDRLSEEHMPLAGLILNRTHPMLCDLPIERAIDAIETLQEPGTALPEGTKALTTAALQIHAERGATAKREIRLLSRFTRANPRVPIVGVPSLPFDVSDLEALGAIADQLTAKK; encoded by the coding sequence ATGACACCCGACACGACCGGCAAGCCACTGGCGCTGGACTTGGCGACAATCCTGTCCGATACCGCCAATCGCGTGGTGGTGTGCTGCGGCGCCGGCGGCGTCGGCAAGACCACCACCGCCGCATCGATGGCGCTGCGGGCCGCCGAATATGGCCGCACCGTGGTGGTGCTGACCATCGACCCGGCCCGTCGGCTGGCGCAGGCGCTGGGCATCGAAGACCTGGGCAATAACCCGCAGCGGGTACAGCTACCTGCGGAAGTGCCGGGTCAGCTGTACGCGATGATGCTCGACATGCGCCGCACCTTCGACGAGATGGTGACGCAGTACTCCGGCCCGGAGCGGGCCGAGGCGATCCTGGGCAACCAGTTCTACCAAACGGTCGCCACCTCGCTCTCCGGCACGCAGGAGTACATGGCGATGGAGAAGCTCGGCCAGTTGCTGAGCGAGGACCGTTGGGATCTGGTGGTCGTCGACACCCCGCCGTCACGCAACGCCCTGGACTTCCTGGACGCACCCAAGCGGCTGGGCAGTTTCATGGACAGCCGGTTGTGGAAGTTGCTCTTGGGCCCCGGGCGGGGCATCGGCAAGCTGGTCGCCGGTGCGGTCGGCCTGGCGATGAAAGCGCTGTCGACCGTGTTGGGTTCGCAAATGCTTTCCGACGCAGCGAATTTCGTGCAGTCCCTCGACGCCACCTTCGGCGGCTTCCGGGAGAAGGCAGACCGCACCTATGACCTGCTCAAGCGCCGCGGCACCCAGTTCGTAGTGGTGTCGGCAGCCGAACCCGATGCGTTGCGGGAGGCGTCCTTCTTCGTCGACCGACTCTCCGAAGAGCACATGCCGCTGGCCGGGCTGATTCTCAACCGCACCCACCCGATGTTGTGCGACCTGCCCATCGAGCGCGCTATCGACGCGATCGAGACGCTGCAGGAGCCCGGCACGGCCCTGCCCGAGGGGACGAAGGCACTCACCACGGCTGCGCTGCAGATTCACGCCGAGCGCGGCGCCACCGCCAAGCGTGAGATCCGACTGCTGTCACGTTTCACCCGGGCCAACCCGCGGGTTCCCATCGTGGGGGTGCCGTCATTGCCGTTCGACGTCTCCGATTTGGAGGCGCTCGGCGCGATCGCCGACCAGCTGACGGCGAAGAAGTAG